From the genome of Halobacteriovorax marinus SJ:
AGCTGACACGAGAGAGAGTCCGGCATTAACAACGGCATCGACACCACCTGTGGCACTGGCCACAGTTGAAAAAGCTCCCGCTAGAAGATAAATCAGACACATTGTAATTATATTACTGTGACCAATACCTTTTACAAAGACCTCTACCTTCTCCGACACTCTACCTCGGTGTAAGCAAAATGCTAGAATGATGGCCGGAATAATCGCAATAGGTGCAGGCACCTGATAAAAGGCATAATCAACTCCCACTGACTCAAAATAGATACCAACACCTAGAAAGACTGCAACGAAGAGCAGTAAAGGTAAAATTGAGAGTTTTGCAATAGTTGTATTTACCAAATTCATTTAATTATTCCTTTTATAGAGAATGAATATCTTATGATAACAACCTCTTTAACCTTTCTCTAGTCAAATCATCTGTCCACTCTCGACCAAGCTCTAAGAGCTCTGTAGAGCTGGAATCTAGTCCCAATTCTCGCAAGTAATTATCATCACAAACAAAGAATTGCTTTCTATAGGGAAGAATATACTCGGTCGGTGTCGCAAACTTTCGAGCTTCCTCAATTGTAGAGAACCACTTTTTCCATTGAGAAGCCCACCTTGGAGGGTTTACAAGATCTGCAAGCTCATAAGAGTCCTTAAGAGCTTTCCAATTCTCATAGCCTGCGGTCTTAGCTATTATCTTAAAAGCTTCTTTTAAGGCGATATCTTCACCTTTAGATTTCTTCGCTTTTTGAAGTAGCTTTGCTTTGATTTTTAAAGATTCAATACTAGAACTAGACATACATTTCTCCTCTGGTTCTTGTTGCCATTTCCGTCATTAGCAACCAAAAGATTAAATGTAAGATAAAGAATTTGAAGTGAGGTACTCTTTTTAACGGTTAGGCGTCTTCAAAGCCTAAATCAACTATAACTTAGGAATATAGTTGATTCAAGCTTGAAATTTATTTCTTATTCGCCTAAATCTATCATTTTTTTGAAGCCACCCCACATCATGCGCTTTCCATCAAATGGCATTTCCTCATTCTCCATCGCCTCCATTCTCGGGTCACTCATAACCTTATCAAGAACTTCATCTCTATGCTCTCTCGAATTATATGTGATCCAAGAGAAGATAACGACTTCATCTTTTTCAAGATTTACGCTCTGAGGGAATGATGTCAATTCTCCCGACTCCACATCATCTGCGACACACTCTACGTAAGAAATTGCACCATACTCCATCCAGATCTTACCGGCCTTTTCTGATATTGCTTTATAAGCATCTAGATTCTTCTTTGGTACAGGTGCTATAAAACCATCTACATAATTCGACATAATACTTCCTTATTTCTTATTTAATAAATAATCTAAACTTCCTTTTACAATAGAAAAGAACTTATCCTGTTGGATTGCTCTATCTTCATCATTTTGAGCAGCTATAAAACAATAGTTCTTATTCTCTTTCTTCAGTAAATAGGCCATTGATATTACCCCAGGCTCACTTCCACCTTTATAGCCTGCATACTTTACTAATTTCTTCGATACGAAAGGCGTATTGAAAGAAAGAATATCTAAAACCTTTGAGCTCTTTTTCAAATCTAACTCTTGGTAGAGCTGACAAAGATCACCAGCATTAGCAAACCATTCTATCTTTTGAATGTGAGTAGGTGTATTTCCCCACTTTTTTATATTCTCATTAAATTCTTCATCAGACTTTTTATAAAGATCAGAAATCATATTCAAACGAACTTCTCGCGATGACTTCATATACTTTGCTACGTCCTTATCATCAAAAAAAGCTCTTGCTTTAAACATATCCATCGTAGAGAGAAAGGGTATATTCCTAGAGTCTTTATTCCCTAATCTTTTAACAATCTTCTCCACACTTTCTCTTCCTACAAAGTTTAGCAGATGATCAGTGGCCGTATTATCAGAAATCTCAATCATTTTTCTGGCAAAGAAAAATAATTCTCTCTTCTCACCTTCTTTAAGATTTTGCATCTCTCCAGATGGAAGTGATTTAAACTTTTTTTCAATTTTTAAGAGATCACTCCATTTAGCCTCTCCTCTAGAAATTTTCTCTTCCAAGGCCAAGAGAATATAGAGTTTAAAAGCGGAGCCCAATGGGAATGCTTGATCTTTATTCACAGAAACGATCTCTTTCCCCTCAAGTGTAGAGAATAGAAGATTTGAATTCCCCTCTAAAGAGTCGAAGATCTCTTTTAATTGCTTATCGCTTTCAATTACAACTGGAGGAGAAACTTCACCTTTAAAAAGAAGACCTGTAATTAAGTTGTTTTTTTGCGAAATCACAATATTAAATTTGAGTTCTTTTTTTGCCTTAACTATAAAGCTTGCAGAAAAAGGTGAATTCAAAGTGTTTACAGTTTCTTGACACTCTCCAAATTCAGTCACAATTGATTTTAAAATTCCTTCTATTTGATCTTTAGGAATTGCCTCAATGAAAGAGCTATCAAAATTATCGCTGTAGTTTAATGAAGCGTTCTTCTTTAAAAGAGAGCAGACATATCTTATTTTTTCTTCTATTTTTCCAAGAACACTTCGACTATCTCTCACCCAGAGACCAGTGATTTGATTCTCTTTATCTAAGTAAAGGTTAAAATTTACAATAAAATCATCTGAAACAGTAGTGATGAGATAATGACCATCACCAACTCTGCTCTCACTAACCTTCTTACACTTTCCATACTTCTCACGAAGATTTTTAAATGTTTCACTACTGCTACTAAAGTCCACCTCTTCTCTAAAATATGCAGAGAAGAATTTAACATACTCTTCTTTAGAGATATCATCTTGTAGGTTTCGACATAAGAGATTTGAAACTTCTGAGAGAGATGCAAAAGATGCACTGGAAAATAATAATAAGTATAAGAATACAAATTTCTTCATTTAAACTTCCTCACTAATTAATTTCTTATTTAATTCCAGCAGCGCCACAGGCATTGGTAACTTATCCCAATAGAGATCTAACTTTTCTTTAAGGTAATGGTTCGCAAGCTCTTCCCTACCCTCAAAGAGATCTTCCCTCTTTTGTAAGAGATCCAAATCGGAGTGGCAATCACTCCCTTCACTTGCACCAGAAGATTTCGCATTAAAACCTAAGCACCCGAAAGGTTTCCACTCAGGAGAGATAGAACATCCCTTAGGACCTTTATTATAAAAAGGACATGTATACGTTCTTCTAAACATACTTCCTGCGCCAGTTTGAATTTCATAATCCAAACGATTATTTCTTATGACCTCTTTTAACTCGGCTATTAGCTCATCATTCCATCTATTATTATCTTTTAAGAAGAGATAAAGCTCTAGCGTCTGAACAGGATCGGTTTGCATTGAATTGGATACAAAAGTGCAACAAAGTCCACTGCACGAAAAACAATTGATCTCTCTATCCAATAAAGAGTTCATATTTTCATTCAAAACCGAGCGCCTTACTGCGTAGTTTGGAAGTTCAAAACTACTCAACAAATGTTCATATAAATTTTGGGCCTTATTAGTCATAAAGGAGATTTATCCGAATAATAATGATATGTTAACTATTATTGATATAAATGAAGTAATTATATGGAGATATTTCTCAATATTTCCAACAACTTAAGGTTTACAATGAGTGTAAAAGAGATCGTTTTTAGCATGATGGCCGTAATGGTAATTGTCTTCGCCCTTTTTCCTTTTTTTAGAAAGAGAGAAGTTAAGCGCAACAATCTAGAAGTTAAGTACTTCGATGCCCTTAGAGCTAAGTCTGAGAATCTAACTGAGCTTGGACTTGAGTACTATATGAATTTAGGATTAGATGAAGAGGGAGCGAAACGTTCGATAGAAAATGATATGGCCCACACTAAGTGAGGGCCAATCAATATTACTTGGCAGATAGCTTAACAGTCATTTCTACATCATCGTGAATTAACTTATCACCAAGATCTTTAAAGAACGATCCTGACTTATACTTAATATCATAATGAGCTCTATTGAATTTTACATTTGCAGTAGCAGTTGCTCCACCTGATTTATTCTCAACATTTGCTTTAAACATTACTGGCTTTGTAATTCCTTTAATCGTTAAGTCGGCTTCAACATCGTAATGTCCACCTTTTCCAAGTCTCGCAGACTTGATTACTAACTTTGCAGTATCAAACTTATCTACAGAAAAGAAATCATCATTCTTTAAGTGATTAACAAGTTTCTTATTGTACTCAGGGTTGTCGATATCATCACAAGAGATAGTAGTCATATCAATAACAAATTCACCACCAACAAGATCACTATCTTTAAAGTTTAATGAACCAGATTTAATTTTTACTTTTCCATTATGTCCACCAGTCACTTTAGTCGCTTTCCACTCAAGTGTTGAAGCGCTTGTATCAACTGCTAACTTCTTGTCTGCTGCAAAAATTGAGAACGTACTCAATGCTATAATTAATGTCATAATTTTTTTCATTTTCTTCTCCTTAAAAAATTATTTCAAAAATTCTAGTTTCATTTTGATTACAGAACAAGTCTTTTGGAATAAGTTTGCAAAGACATGACAAAGCATTCATTTCGTTAGATACTTTTACTCAACGTCAAACGAGACCAATCATCAATAATATAGGTAACTTATGCAAAGGGTTCTGTGTTATATAATATTTCTTGCTTTAAGATTAGTTAAGCTAACTTACAAGTTTGAGTATAGGAATGAGCAGTACATAAGTGACGCAATAGAAAACTCAGAGCACAAATCTTTTATACTCGCACTTTGGCATCAAAATATTCTGGCCTCTATTCTTTCTCACTTAGATCAAAAATTTTCTATGATAATTAGCTCTTCTAAAGATGGTGAATATGTTGCGAATATTTGTGAGAACTTTGGACATATTCCAGTAAGAGGTAGCTCATCTAAAGGTGGAGTTAAAGCACTAATAAATTCTATAAAATTATTAAAAGAAGGGATACCTAGTGCGGTTGCCATAGATGGGCCACGAGGCCCTCTTTACAATATAAAGCCCGGTGTCTTTGAAATGGCCAAGAAAGCCCAGGTTCAAATTATCCCTATGACCATCTCATCTAATAATTACTGGTCATTTGAAAAGGCGTGGGACAAATTTAGAGTTCCTAAACCGTTCAGTAAAATAATAATCCATTACGGAGAGCCTATAAGCGTTCCCAATAATTATGATAAGAATAACATTCCCACTTTGATAGAGCTTCTCCAGCAGACCATGCGAGAAAATGAAGAAAAAGTGTCCTCTAGCTTTGCGTGAAACCCAACCTTAGAGTATTCTTAACGTATGGAAAATTTAAAAGAAAAACTAACAAATGAAATTGAAAAGGCCACTTGGCCATTATTAGAAGAACACCACAAACGTGAGGCACTTTTAATTGTAGATCTGGAGCTAGATCTCGTTGATGTCAGCGTCGCTGTAGCCAACGACGATGTTCAAAACGTTAAGACCTGGCTAACGAGTGAGAAACTTATCCGTCCAACAGATGAGATGATTCAATCTTGGGAAGAGAACCCTGAACTAGGGTTTAAGTTTTTAATCATTCAGCCCTATGTTATTGCACAGGAAATAAAGGAATAGAAATGAAGAAAATTATTTTAATTCTTATCACAGCGATTTTGACGGCATCATGTATTGATAACAAAGAGCCCGAAGGATTAGGTATCTCGGTAAAAGACTTTGGAACAAGAAGTGGATTTAGTTTAAAAGAATGTCATAAGAAGAGCTGTGTAAATTCTAGAAAAGAACTTACTGATGAGAAGCAATTTATAGAGCCAATAAAAGTCGTGGCCACAAAAGAGATTGCATATGAAAAAATTATGAAAATCATTCTAAAAGAAAAAGACCTTAATGTAGTGAATAGTACAGAAAACTATATCCGTGCCAAGCAAACTCTCTATGGAAAGCTTATTACTGATGTAGAATTTTTCTTCACCAATAAGAAGACGATCTATATAAGAGCTGAAATGAGAGGCGTTCCTTACGATCTAGGAAATAGTAGAAGACTACTAGAAAATATAAGGTTTAAATTTCATCAAAACGATTATTAATCGGACACTTTTTCAAAGCAGTTTGCATCTAAGAACTGCTTTGAATATTTCTCATAACTCTTGTAATGATCACCATAAAGCTTTAACTCACCTTCGTTGAGCTGTCTTTTTACAATGGCCGGAGAGCCAATAATAAAACTTCCCGGTGGATACTTCTTTCCAGGTGCAACGATTGAACCTGCTGCAACTAATGAGTTCTCTCCAATAACTGCTCCATCTAAAATTGTAGAGCCCATGCCTATGAGACAGTTATCTTCAATCGTGCAAGCATGTAGTGTTACGCTATGACCTACACTCACACCATTTCCAATAATTAAAGGCAACTCCTCTGTTACATGAAGCATGCAGAGATCTTGAATATTAGTTGATTTACCAATATGAATCTCTTGAACATCTCCCCTAACAACAGTTCTAAACCAAATGCTAGACTTCTCTCCAATCCACACTTTACCGATGATATCGGCAGAGGGAGCTATAAAACATTCATTAGAAATTGTCGGTGTAATATTTTCGAATTTATAGATAGGCATAATTTTAGACCAAAAAAAAGCGGCCAACAAAGCCGCTTACAATTACTTCTTTTCACCCCAAGGGAGTTTTGAAATATAGGCCGCAAGATCTTTAAAGTCTTGTGCTTCTAATTTCTTTAAGTATGGATCCATCACTTTATTAATTCTAGCTCCACTCTTCATATCTGCTAATTGCTTTTCAAGATACCATTCCATTTGTCCACCAATATGAGGAGCCTTTTGAGATTTCTTCCCTTCACCTTTCTTACCGTGACAAACAACACAGCTCTTATATAACTCACTACCTTTTACAAGTTGAGGAGTATCAAGAACAACGAGTGGTCCTTCTTCAACTACTTCTTCTTCTTTTTTTACAGGATGTAAAAGTGCAAGACGTTTTTGCTCAAGTTCTTCTAAAGTTTTCAAGTGGTCAGCATATGCTTGTTCTTGTTTCTTTAAATCAAAAGGTTCGTTGTTCACCTTTTCAGACTTAAAAGTATCAAGATTCGCTACAACGAGAAGTGCAATTAAAACTACGGCGAAAGTCACCAACCTAGCCATGTGATCTCCAGACTTATTAAAATTTCAAAATAGGTTCTTTAAGTGATGAAAGTATATATTATCACACAACTATTGGCAATTATTACGCACCTAGGCCAAGCACTTTTTAAGCTCATTTTCTAATTCTGAAAATGAATCAACAACCGTTATTAAGCTCAAATGTTCATCCGAAAGGAAGCCCTCTTTGTTAATATGCTTAAAATGCTTTACCAAATGATCGAAGAATCCATTGAAGTTTAAGAGGAAACATGGCTTTTGATGGTACTTAAGCTGTGCCCACGTTAATATTTCACACAACTCATCTAGCGTTCCAAAACCACCGGGCATTGCAACAAAAGCGTCTGACCAGTCATACATTTTCTGCTTACGAGTATGCATCGAGTCAACTGTTTCAAAGTGAGTTAGTCCATTGTGCGCCACTTCCCAATCCACTAGAGACTTTGGCATCACGCCCCAAACTTCTCCCTCTGCACCTAAAACTTGATCGGCCATTGTTCCCATCACACCAATTGAAGCTCCCCCATAGACGAGTCCAAAGTTGTTCTGAGTTAAGACTTCTCCCATATTTTCTGCCATTGTCTTATAGGCATCACCCTTTCCTGCACTAGATCCACAAAATACGCACACTTTTTTCATTCTAATATCCTATAAATTTCTAAGTTCTTCTTTAGTAAGTTCATGATCTGATAAAGATCTATCAAAGTAAAAGAAGTATTCAGTATTACCAGTCTTTCCCTTTATGGGAGAAACCATTGCTTCTTTAATAAAATATTTCTTTTCACTACACCAGGCGTAGAGACTCTCTAAAGAATTTAATCTAGCTTCATCACTTCTAACGATTCCGCCTTTTCCAACATTTTCTTTACCGACTTCAAATTGAGGTTTCACTAGAGCAATAATGCTTCCATTATCTTTAACTAAAGAATGTATTGTATCGAGAGTTAGCTTCAATGAAATATAAGAGAGATCGACTACAGCAAGATCTACTTTTTCATCTAGCTCTAACTCATACCTGATATTTACACCCTCCATATTAATAACTCTGCTATCTTCCCGAAGTGACTTGGCCAACTGTCCGTGACCAACATCAATAGCGAAGACCTTCGATGCGCCTTTTTGAAGAATATAATCAGTGAAGCCACCAGTAGAAGCTCCCACATCTGCAACAATCATACCTTGGGGATCAACATTAAATTCTTCCAGCGCCCCTTCAATTTTGTGGGCCCCTCGACCAACGAAGATATTATCTTTGCGAACTTCGAGAGACTCTCCCTCAACAATAAGAGAAGTTTTTTTAACCAAAGTATTATTATAATAAACAACACCTTCTTTAACTAGAAGACTTGCTTGAGAGCGAGTAGAGGCCAACCCCGTGGCCACTAGAACTTTATCAACACGATCTTTCATTTAGAGTAGTCTTGGAACAATTTTAATAATAACTTCTTGTCCTGCTTTATCATCGAAGACAAGAACCTTTTCTGAATCTAGTGGAATAGTAAAATCATTTTCAGTAATACTCTTTAGAATATTACCTTGAGAATTATAAATCTTTCCAGTTAGTGCAATCAGTGGACTCGGTCCGTAATCATTTAGGTTTTGAACAAAGAAGGCCTTAAACTCAACACCTACACCATTTTTCATAGTGACAAAGAAGCTCTCTCCGTTTTCCAACTCTTTAATCTCATGAACTTCACTTACAAGAATGTGCCCCTCACTGGCGCTCAGTGCTTTCTTATGAATAATCCCAAGATTTAAAATAATAGTTGCCTGCGATGTAAAACTCAGGACCATCAAAGTGAGAGCTATAAAAATTTTTAGATAACTTTTATTTTGCATAGAGCTAGTCTATTATCAAAATGTTAAAAACTCAAAAATATAAAACATGAAATCTTTAAAACTTATAAAATTTTGGACAATTCTTGGTCTTATCTATGTTGCAGCAATATTCTATCTCTGCCTTAAAAAATCTGAACCCTCTATTCCACCATTTGAACACTTTGATAAGATTCTACACTTCAGTGCTTACTTCACTTTAACGAGCTATTTCACGCAGATAACAAAACTTAAAAACCTAAGAGCTCTCATTCTCATATTCTTTATAATGGGAGTTACTATTGAAGTACTTCAATACTTTTCGGGCTATAGGTCTTTTGAAATGCTGGATATCTTGGCCAATACTCTCGGAATCCTTGCCGGCGCATTTATCGTGGGAAGATACTGCTCCGGAATAATATTTAAACTAGAGAAAATTCTAAACTTCAAAGACGCCTGAAAATATTTTCTCTACTTTTCCACTTAAATAAACTTTTCCATCTTCAAATAAGACTTCAAGCTCTCCACCTGGCACATCAATCTTTATATGATCGATCTGTTTATAGAGTTCGCGGTAGGCCCAAGCACAAGCTGTTGCCCCAGTCCCGCAAGCAAGAGTTTCTCCCTCAACACCTCTTTCATAAGTTCTTACTTTAAGGTGACCTTCATCGATAATCTCGACAAAGTTTGCATTCGCTCCCTCACTGAAACGTTTGTCGTAACGAACCTTTGCTCCCCACTCCATTAAAGGAATATTATCCAATGAATCAAGGAAGTACACACAATGAGGTACGCCTGTATCCATAAAAAAGGAGTCTTTACTTGTAATTAAATCACTAACGTCTATAGTGTTTATTTCTGATAACTGAGTCATCTCAAGCTTAATTAGCCCTGACTTAAGAACACTACTGCTATAAACACCATCTCTTGTTTTAAATTTAAAATCTGTTTTATCGAATTGTATTTTCTTAGCAAATGAAGTTAAAACCCTAGCACCATTTCCGCACATTCCAACTTCTCCGCCATCTGCATTTAGATAGGCCATTTCAAAATCGTACTCATCACTATTGTTAAAGAAGAGAACTCCATCTGCACCAACTCCAAACCTTCTATCGCATATTCGCTGCCATAGAGCTTGATCTTGCTGATCAAACGAGCCCGTTCTATTGTCCAAAACAATAAAGTCATTTCCTGTTCCACAGTACTTATCAAATGAAATCTTAGCGCTCATAGTCATTCCTTTTGCCTATTTTCAGAATTTACATTATAGGCACTTCGACTTATATTATAAAGCCAAACAACCAATATGAGGAGCATTAGCTCAGTTGGTTAGAGCCCCCGGCTCATAACCGGGTGGTCACAAGTTCAAGTCTTGTATGCTCCACCATAATGAAAAAGCCCAGTCTTAGGATTGGGCTTTTTTGTTTCTTAAATAGAAGATTAGCTGATTGTCTTGAAATTGTTAGACTTATAAGTAGTTATACTAAGTTACTCGATTAAATTACATTCTACAAAATATGTATATTTTTTAAAATCAAACTCAATTCCTACTTTTTCTTTAAAAAACAAAGCATGTTCTGTACTTACTTCATAGCAATCATACATTGGATTACTGGACTCTAAATTAAACATCTTTTGTCAGGCTAACAAAAGTATTAGACTCAGGGTGATATAATAATTTATCCCCATTATGTAATCTAACTTCTGCCAACGCTCCACACAGTGGATTCATTCCAAACGAATGCGCTGTTTCTACATATCTACGGCCTTATTAATCTGAGGAAAGCCACTTCCATGAATTTTGTAGTGACTAAAAGCATCGTGAAACCTTTTCCATCTTAATTTTTTTAAAAGGTACTATTATAAAAGTTTAAATGGATAAGATTCATTAAAAACAGTAAATTGGAGATCTTCCCCTTTTTCGTAAAACAAAATTGACTCATCCAACGCTCTAATACAAATTTCATTCTCACTCGGTTCAACTTCTCCAGAAGCAAGACCTACTCTTTTATCTCTAAACTCTAAAAATACTTTAAATAAATTATCCTTTAAATATTCTTGTACAACGGTAATTACTTCACCAGAAAGCTGTCCCGTCAATTCAATTAACTCATTAGACTCAAAAGATTCTAATTCTAATTCTGTTTCACTTACATTTCCAATATATCCAAGAGTGAACATATCATCATTTTGAAAAGTAGCTAACTTATAGACTTCATTATTTTGAGCCCATAAATAAAGAGCGCTAAGTTGGCTAAAAGGAAGGTCTTTGTGTCCAAAGATTGGCACAGTTTCTTCTTCATCTTCCCAAGAAAGTGGCTCTTTAACTCCAATAGCTTTAATAATATTTTTTCCTTCTAATATTTTAATATTTTTAATCATATTCCCTCTATGGTTTCCAGTTTGGATTAGTTGGCACAACACTAGGTTTACTTGAACCTTTAATTATAAAAACATTCGTTTCCTGTGCCTGAACTCCAGCACCAAGATTTACATTCGTTCCCTTAACATTCGTAACCTTGACAACCTGATGACCATTTGATGTTACACCTAAAAAAGTTGCATTTCCTCCCTTATAGGCATCTAAAACCTCTTGAGCATCTTCAACACTTTCCATATAGCCACCACCTCTATATCTTGAATTTCCTCTTATATGTCTCAACTGCTTTTGACTAATATTATTAGATGTATTCGCAAATGTCTTTAATACTTTAGGAGACTTCACTCCAAGTTTTACAGCTGATGCCACTATCGTTTTTCCACGACCCCAAAGATCTGAGGATAATTCATTAATAGCATCAATTCCTGCATCAGAAAAAGCTTTGATACCTTCAAAGACTGCTTTACAGCTCTTGAACCCTTGGCCTTAGACAGGTTTTTTTCGTTTGGGGTACTAAAGGTTCTACGGCTCCACCTTCCCTATAGCTTTATGATGCTTTCCTTAGAGTTTTCAAGAAATCAGGATGATTCTTTAACCCCTGGGGAATCAAAAGCTTCTCAAGAGTAACAGGAAAGATTGCACAAAGCTTAATCGCAACGCTTACACCAATTTCTCTTTTACCATTCTCAATAGCGGAAATATTATTTTGAGAAGTTCCAATTAATTCAGCTAAAGCTGCTTGAGATAGCTCAAATGATTCACGATATCTTTTTAAGATATCTCCAGCTGTTTCTTTTTTGGCTCTTCTCTTAATTACATCTTTTGCATTCTTCATAATAACATCTCCTAGCTATAATCATGATCTGGTGTAATTTGCACAATAGCTATTTCAATTTTTCCTTCGTTATATCTATAAATAAGTCTGCCAGTTTTTGAAAATGAACAAGACTTATGTTTTAACCATTTTTTATCTCTAACAAGATCATGGTCTTTAACGTCATAAGAAACATAATCACTAAAAACTTCAGGGCCATACTCCTCCATCGCTTCAATGATATCTACAATAATATCGTTTTCAGCATCAGAAATATAACCTTCGTCTAACAACTTTAAATATT
Proteins encoded in this window:
- a CDS encoding DUF1428 domain-containing protein, yielding MSNYVDGFIAPVPKKNLDAYKAISEKAGKIWMEYGAISYVECVADDVESGELTSFPQSVNLEKDEVVIFSWITYNSREHRDEVLDKVMSDPRMEAMENEEMPFDGKRMMWGGFKKMIDLGE
- a CDS encoding serine hydrolase, which translates into the protein MKKFVFLYLLLFSSASFASLSEVSNLLCRNLQDDISKEEYVKFFSAYFREEVDFSSSSETFKNLREKYGKCKKVSESRVGDGHYLITTVSDDFIVNFNLYLDKENQITGLWVRDSRSVLGKIEEKIRYVCSLLKKNASLNYSDNFDSSFIEAIPKDQIEGILKSIVTEFGECQETVNTLNSPFSASFIVKAKKELKFNIVISQKNNLITGLLFKGEVSPPVVIESDKQLKEIFDSLEGNSNLLFSTLEGKEIVSVNKDQAFPLGSAFKLYILLALEEKISRGEAKWSDLLKIEKKFKSLPSGEMQNLKEGEKRELFFFARKMIEISDNTATDHLLNFVGRESVEKIVKRLGNKDSRNIPFLSTMDMFKARAFFDDKDVAKYMKSSREVRLNMISDLYKKSDEEFNENIKKWGNTPTHIQKIEWFANAGDLCQLYQELDLKKSSKVLDILSFNTPFVSKKLVKYAGYKGGSEPGVISMAYLLKKENKNYCFIAAQNDEDRAIQQDKFFSIVKGSLDYLLNKK
- a CDS encoding YceI family protein, translating into MKKIMTLIIALSTFSIFAADKKLAVDTSASTLEWKATKVTGGHNGKVKIKSGSLNFKDSDLVGGEFVIDMTTISCDDIDNPEYNKKLVNHLKNDDFFSVDKFDTAKLVIKSARLGKGGHYDVEADLTIKGITKPVMFKANVENKSGGATATANVKFNRAHYDIKYKSGSFFKDLGDKLIHDDVEMTVKLSAK
- a CDS encoding lysophospholipid acyltransferase family protein — its product is MQRVLCYIIFLALRLVKLTYKFEYRNEQYISDAIENSEHKSFILALWHQNILASILSHLDQKFSMIISSSKDGEYVANICENFGHIPVRGSSSKGGVKALINSIKLLKEGIPSAVAIDGPRGPLYNIKPGVFEMAKKAQVQIIPMTISSNNYWSFEKAWDKFRVPKPFSKIIIHYGEPISVPNNYDKNNIPTLIELLQQTMRENEEKVSSSFA
- a CDS encoding DUF2288 domain-containing protein, which codes for MENLKEKLTNEIEKATWPLLEEHHKREALLIVDLELDLVDVSVAVANDDVQNVKTWLTSEKLIRPTDEMIQSWEENPELGFKFLIIQPYVIAQEIKE
- a CDS encoding DUF1499 domain-containing protein: MKKIILILITAILTASCIDNKEPEGLGISVKDFGTRSGFSLKECHKKSCVNSRKELTDEKQFIEPIKVVATKEIAYEKIMKIILKEKDLNVVNSTENYIRAKQTLYGKLITDVEFFFTNKKTIYIRAEMRGVPYDLGNSRRLLENIRFKFHQNDY
- a CDS encoding gamma carbonic anhydrase family protein; this translates as MPIYKFENITPTISNECFIAPSADIIGKVWIGEKSSIWFRTVVRGDVQEIHIGKSTNIQDLCMLHVTEELPLIIGNGVSVGHSVTLHACTIEDNCLIGMGSTILDGAVIGENSLVAAGSIVAPGKKYPPGSFIIGSPAIVKRQLNEGELKLYGDHYKSYEKYSKQFLDANCFEKVSD
- a CDS encoding c-type cytochrome, which translates into the protein MARLVTFAVVLIALLVVANLDTFKSEKVNNEPFDLKKQEQAYADHLKTLEELEQKRLALLHPVKKEEEVVEEGPLVVLDTPQLVKGSELYKSCVVCHGKKGEGKKSQKAPHIGGQMEWYLEKQLADMKSGARINKVMDPYLKKLEAQDFKDLAAYISKLPWGEKK
- a CDS encoding LOG family protein yields the protein MKKVCVFCGSSAGKGDAYKTMAENMGEVLTQNNFGLVYGGASIGVMGTMADQVLGAEGEVWGVMPKSLVDWEVAHNGLTHFETVDSMHTRKQKMYDWSDAFVAMPGGFGTLDELCEILTWAQLKYHQKPCFLLNFNGFFDHLVKHFKHINKEGFLSDEHLSLITVVDSFSELENELKKCLA
- a CDS encoding TlyA family RNA methyltransferase; this encodes MKDRVDKVLVATGLASTRSQASLLVKEGVVYYNNTLVKKTSLIVEGESLEVRKDNIFVGRGAHKIEGALEEFNVDPQGMIVADVGASTGGFTDYILQKGASKVFAIDVGHGQLAKSLREDSRVINMEGVNIRYELELDEKVDLAVVDLSYISLKLTLDTIHSLVKDNGSIIALVKPQFEVGKENVGKGGIVRSDEARLNSLESLYAWCSEKKYFIKEAMVSPIKGKTGNTEYFFYFDRSLSDHELTKEELRNL
- a CDS encoding VanZ family protein — encoded protein: MKSLKLIKFWTILGLIYVAAIFYLCLKKSEPSIPPFEHFDKILHFSAYFTLTSYFTQITKLKNLRALILIFFIMGVTIEVLQYFSGYRSFEMLDILANTLGILAGAFIVGRYCSGIIFKLEKILNFKDA
- the dapF gene encoding diaminopimelate epimerase → MSAKISFDKYCGTGNDFIVLDNRTGSFDQQDQALWQRICDRRFGVGADGVLFFNNSDEYDFEMAYLNADGGEVGMCGNGARVLTSFAKKIQFDKTDFKFKTRDGVYSSSVLKSGLIKLEMTQLSEINTIDVSDLITSKDSFFMDTGVPHCVYFLDSLDNIPLMEWGAKVRYDKRFSEGANANFVEIIDEGHLKVRTYERGVEGETLACGTGATACAWAYRELYKQIDHIKIDVPGGELEVLFEDGKVYLSGKVEKIFSGVFEV
- a CDS encoding DUF7683 domain-containing protein; translation: MFNLESSNPMYDCYEVSTEHALFFKEKVGIEFDFKKYTYFVECNLIE
- a CDS encoding polymorphic toxin type 50 domain-containing protein, which encodes MASAVKLGVKSPKVLKTFANTSNNISQKQLRHIRGNSRYRGGGYMESVEDAQEVLDAYKGGNATFLGVTSNGHQVVKVTNVKGTNVNLGAGVQAQETNVFIIKGSSKPSVVPTNPNWKP
- a CDS encoding helix-turn-helix transcriptional regulator, with product MKNAKDVIKRRAKKETAGDILKRYRESFELSQAALAELIGTSQNNISAIENGKREIGVSVAIKLCAIFPVTLEKLLIPQGLKNHPDFLKTLRKAS